GGGGAATGCGGGCACGCGGAGGAGCGGGGGCGTGCGCACGGCGCCGTGCGCGGGCGGGATCCGCACGTGTGGCTCTCCCCCGCAAACGCCGCCGTCATCGCCGAGAACATACGCGCCGCTTTGGCGGAAATCGACCCCGCCCGCGCGGAGGCGTACGCGGCGAATGCGCGGGCGCTGCGGGCGGAACTCGATCGTTTGGACGGGGAGGTCGCGGCGGCGCTCCTTCCCGCCCGCGGCAAAACGTTCTTCGTCTTTCACCCCGCGTGGAGCTATTTTGCCGCGCGGTACGGCCTCGTGCAGGCGCCGATCGAGGCCGGGGGGAAGGAGCCTGGGGCGAGGGGGTTCGCGGCGTCGGTGAAACGGGCGCGGGAGCTCGGGGCGAACGCGGTGTTCGCGTCGCCTGAGTCGAGCCGGAGGGGCGCCGAGGTCGTCGCCCGGGAGATCGGGGGGCGCGTGATCGTCATCGACCCGCTCGCCAGGAACTATCCCGAGAACCTCCGGCGCGTGGCGGCCGCTTTGGCGGAGGAGGCGCGATGAGGGGCGAGGAGATCGTGCGCCTGAAGGACGTCTGCGTCTCCTACGGGGGCGTGCCGGCGCTGGAGGAGGTGAACCTCTCCGTGCGGCAGCGGGACTTCCTCGGCATCATCGGGCCCAACGGCGGCGGGAAGACCACCCTCCTCAAGACGATCCTCGGCCTCATCGCTCCGTCGCGCGGCGAGGTGCGCGTCTTCGGCCGGAGGCCGCAGGAGGCCGGGAAACTCGTCGGGTACGTGCCGCAGCATGTCCCGTTCGACCGCCTCTTCCCGATCAGCGTCTGGGACGTCGTGCTGATGGGGCGGCTCGCTCACGCGCCCCGCCTGGGGTACTACAAGGCGGAGGACCGTGCGCGGACGCGCCGGGCCCTTGAGACCGTGGGGGCGTTCGACCTCCGGGACCGCCAGATCGGGGAACTGTCGGAAGGGCAGAAGCAGCGCGTGTTCATCGCGCGCGCCCTCGTCACGGACCCCAGGCTGCTCCTGCTCGACGAGCCCACCGCGAGCATCGACGCCTGCGCGCAGGAGGGGATCCACCTCCTCCTGAAGCGGCTGCGCGAGCGGATGGCGGTGGTGCTCGTGACGCACGACGTCGGCGTCCTCTCCGCGCACGTGGACACGATCGCCTGTCTGAACCTCCGGCTCCACTACCACGAGTCGAAGGAGATCACCCTCGACGACCTCCAGGCGGTCTACGGGTGCCCGGTGCAGATGATCGCCCACGGCGTTCCCCACCGGGTGATGGAGGCGCACGGAGTCCGATGACCGGGATGCTCCAGTACGAGTTCGCGCGGAACGCGCTCGTTGCGGCCCTGCTGGCGAGCGTCGCCTGCGGCGTCATCGGCTCCTACGTCGTGGTGAAGCGGCTCGCCTCCATCAGCGGCGGGATCGCCCACGCCGCCTTCGGCGGGATCGGCATCGGCTACTTCCTCGGGATCGATCCGCTCCTCGGCGTGCTGCCGTTCAGTCTCGCATCGGCGGCGGGGATCTGGGCCGTGAGCAGGAGAGGCCGCCTTCCCGAGGACACCGCCGTCGGGATCTTCTGGGCGATGGGGATGGCGGTCGGCGTGCTCTTTATCGGGCTCACGCCCGGCTACGCCCCCGACCTGTTCGGCTACCTGTTCGGCAGCATCCTGACCGTCCCGCGCTCGGACCTGTACCTGATGCTGGCGCTCGACACGCTGATCGTCGCCGTGGTGGGCCTGCGCTACAAGGAGCTTCTGGCGCTCTCCTTCGACGAGGAGTTCGCGAAGGTGTCGGGCATCCGGGCGGAGGCGATGTACCTGATGCTCCTTGGGCTGGTGGCGGTCACGGTGGTCGTACTCATCCGGATCGTCGGGATCGTGTTGGTCATCGCCCTCCTGACCATCCCCGCGGCGATCGCGCGACAGCACACCCGGAACCTGACGCGGATGATGGCGCTCTCGACACTCGTCTGCG
This genomic interval from Chlamydiota bacterium contains the following:
- a CDS encoding zinc ABC transporter solute-binding protein — encoded protein: MNRKIAIIALPLGLFLPHTAAPDPAPVEKIGVVATILPYAYFAERVGGEAVEVSVMVPPGANPHSYEPAPRQLDALGRARLYVKAGTGIEFELAWMDKLTALNRTMRVCDASRGIAPLGVEGECGHAEERGRAHGAVRGRDPHVWLSPANAAVIAENIRAALAEIDPARAEAYAANARALRAELDRLDGEVAAALLPARGKTFFVFHPAWSYFAARYGLVQAPIEAGGKEPGARGFAASVKRARELGANAVFASPESSRRGAEVVAREIGGRVIVIDPLARNYPENLRRVAAALAEEAR
- a CDS encoding ABC transporter ATP-binding protein, with product MRGEEIVRLKDVCVSYGGVPALEEVNLSVRQRDFLGIIGPNGGGKTTLLKTILGLIAPSRGEVRVFGRRPQEAGKLVGYVPQHVPFDRLFPISVWDVVLMGRLAHAPRLGYYKAEDRARTRRALETVGAFDLRDRQIGELSEGQKQRVFIARALVTDPRLLLLDEPTASIDACAQEGIHLLLKRLRERMAVVLVTHDVGVLSAHVDTIACLNLRLHYHESKEITLDDLQAVYGCPVQMIAHGVPHRVMEAHGVR
- a CDS encoding metal ABC transporter permease, whose translation is MTGMLQYEFARNALVAALLASVACGVIGSYVVVKRLASISGGIAHAAFGGIGIGYFLGIDPLLGVLPFSLASAAGIWAVSRRGRLPEDTAVGIFWAMGMAVGVLFIGLTPGYAPDLFGYLFGSILTVPRSDLYLMLALDTLIVAVVGLRYKELLALSFDEEFAKVSGIRAEAMYLMLLGLVAVTVVVLIRIVGIVLVIALLTIPAAIARQHTRNLTRMMALSTLVCAVLSFAGLWISYATDLPSGATIILLACLAFAASAAARAAAERTRGRSAR